The region TATGATATACCCAGGTTGAGTCTCTGACATCTTTGTTGAACCACTTCAATGAGCGGAGGGAAACCAAGAATAGTGCACTCTATTGAAGACCGCCCTGGATCCCGAAAAACCGCCATCTAGCCAGATATTTACAATGATGCCCTCTTTTATGCATCATTCACTGCCTGTGCAatacctccccctctctcccatGAGCTGAAAAAAGTGTTTAATAGCCATCCTTGCCCCACTTGTTGTATCTGTCGTGAAGCTCCTGTCCATTGCATCAGTATTTGCCTCAAGCATACTACATAACAGTCCATACCTTGGGCAGAGTGACGTTggggacgacgacgacgttgACAGCGCTAGGGGCATCCTTGGGGGCAGCGCTGGCATCACCACCGGGGTGATACTGGTACTTGCCGTGGGTCGAACCGCTTTCCCAGGGCATGCTCTTGTCGGCGATAGGGACGGTGTTCTCGGAGGTGGACTTGGTAGGGGAGCGGCCGAAGTAGtagccagcaccaccaagagCGCAGACCATGATACCGCCGAGGATCTATCATGATAATCATATCAGCTTTCACATCTTCCTTCAATACCCCTCCCAGCTACAGCCAAACCACGCCGCCGTTCCGTGCGCCCCGTGCCATGTTTCCAACCTAATTTTCGAATTCTCAAGCTGTGTCGAACTGCCCTCGCGGGCTACCAATTCAACACCCGGGGCGACGGCATCGGCAATGGCGGCGGTTGGACCTCGGAATTTGACGCACCAGAATCTCGGGGTTCTTCTTGGACTCGCTCTTGAGAGCCTCCTCGCCGGTGGTGAGGCGACGGACGGTCGTGCTGAAAGCTCTGCGGGCGATGAGGGAAGCCATCTCTGCGGTGTTGTCTGTCAAAGGCGGTTGCTGATGCAATGGAGCTTCGGAACTGGAATCGTGATGCTAGCTCTGGCCGAGTGGCCCTCATACGATTTCGTCAGGGCCGAAGCTTGAAGGCTTGGCGCCCGTTTCTTACGTAAGGCATCCAAACTGTATGAGCTGTGCCGTCATTGgttgtcatcgtcatcaaagCTTGGGGAAGCTTT is a window of Podospora pseudopauciseta strain CBS 411.78 chromosome 1, whole genome shotgun sequence DNA encoding:
- a CDS encoding hypothetical protein (EggNog:ENOG503P52B) yields the protein MASLIARRAFSTTVRRLTTGEEALKSESKKNPEILILGGIMVCALGGAGYYFGRSPTKSTSENTVPIADKSMPWESGSTHGKYQYHPGGDASAAPKDAPSAVNVVVVPNVTLPKELHDRYNKWGKDGY